One genomic segment of Sanyastnella coralliicola includes these proteins:
- a CDS encoding outer membrane beta-barrel protein, whose product MKKTILSAAVVAIFALFSSNLTAQISATGNLGMQQLVGENIDSDPLFGFGLEGKYDIDESLRVGLGFGSYSTKDEFLGIEFRSFVRPLYVLGEYTFIEGPFSPYAGLNLGLYTFGAKVGDERNSDSYFGVAPLVGANYFVTDNIGINANARFTVVFGEDDTANLLGIGIGATYLID is encoded by the coding sequence ATGAAAAAGACTATTCTATCAGCTGCGGTCGTGGCAATCTTTGCACTGTTTTCAAGCAATCTAACCGCACAGATTTCAGCTACAGGAAACCTCGGAATGCAACAATTGGTAGGGGAGAATATTGATTCAGATCCACTATTTGGATTCGGATTAGAGGGTAAATACGATATCGATGAAAGTCTACGTGTTGGTCTTGGTTTTGGAAGCTACAGCACAAAGGATGAATTCTTGGGAATTGAATTCCGTTCGTTTGTTCGTCCGCTATATGTTCTTGGTGAATACACCTTCATCGAAGGACCGTTCTCTCCTTACGCTGGACTTAACCTCGGCTTGTACACTTTTGGAGCGAAAGTAGGAGATGAAAGAAATTCTGATTCATACTTCGGAGTGGCGCCATTGGTAGGAGCGAACTACTTCGTGACTGATAACATTGGGATCAATGCGAATGCTCGTTTTACGGTTGTATTTGGTGAAGACGATACAGCAAATTTGTTGGGGATCGGAATTGGCGCGACCTACTTGATTGACTAA
- a CDS encoding B12-binding domain-containing radical SAM protein, with protein MLLLIPPLTQLNTPYPATAYLKGFLVEQGYSVHQGDLGLDLILELFTKEGLSEIFDQLVELQQTEGLDIEVSEMLRKRRLYENTIETVVGFLQHKHETIAYRIAQRNFLPEGARFQAVTDLEWYFGTNSVQDQARYLCSLYLEDLVDMIGASVGPHLEISKYAERIGRTASSFEPIKEELNFEPNLVDLKLQEMVARYFEKEVHEVVGFTVPFGGNLYGALKCAQWIRQHHPETKIILGGGYANTELRDLSDPQVFDYIDYITLDDGEGPILALLKHLEDPEKHPHLKRTFHRKDGEVVFQDDLIGGDFGHATFPAPDYSGLRMDEYLSMFDMPNPMNRLWNDGRWNKMTIAHGCYWKRCSFCDVTLDYIGRFEEAPASKLVDRMEQVMAQTGESGFHFVDEAAPPLAMRDLAMEILKRGIQVSWWTNIRFEKTFTPDLCRLLAASGCIAVTGGLEVASDRLLALMEKGVTIDQVSRVTKAFSDAGILVHAYLMYGFPTETEQETIDSLEVVRQLFEAKVVQSAFWHQFAMTAHSPVGKDPDKYQVIRTGPEFMGFANNDLYHEDPTGADHEEYGEGLRKALYNYMHDNGLDFPLQEFFDFPIPAPTVPRKRIQKALKQREESILKIPGYRFFQHGVLLTEVGRKKGQVKVEMQGNGRFEEFSLPEEVVLDLNSKWVAMAMHLGEGLEVKATLETWAMMLGISADKILETEWFKALSRNGLWTIRC; from the coding sequence ATGCTACTGCTCATTCCACCACTTACCCAGCTGAATACGCCCTATCCGGCGACGGCATACTTGAAAGGGTTTTTGGTTGAACAGGGCTATTCTGTACACCAAGGTGATTTAGGATTAGACTTGATTCTGGAACTCTTCACGAAAGAAGGGCTTTCAGAGATCTTCGATCAACTTGTTGAACTCCAGCAGACAGAAGGACTAGACATCGAAGTATCAGAGATGCTTCGCAAACGTCGGTTGTATGAGAATACGATTGAGACGGTCGTTGGCTTCCTTCAGCACAAGCACGAGACGATTGCTTATCGCATTGCCCAGCGGAACTTCCTTCCAGAAGGGGCGCGTTTTCAAGCGGTAACAGATCTGGAATGGTACTTTGGGACGAATAGCGTTCAAGACCAGGCTCGTTACCTCTGCAGTCTGTACTTAGAAGATCTTGTTGACATGATTGGGGCCAGCGTTGGACCACATTTAGAGATCTCTAAATATGCTGAGCGTATTGGTCGAACCGCCAGCAGTTTTGAGCCGATTAAGGAAGAGCTAAACTTTGAACCAAATCTTGTCGATCTCAAGTTGCAAGAGATGGTGGCCCGTTATTTCGAGAAGGAAGTTCACGAAGTGGTTGGTTTCACCGTCCCATTTGGCGGTAACCTCTATGGAGCATTGAAGTGTGCACAATGGATTCGTCAACACCATCCTGAAACTAAGATTATCCTCGGAGGAGGTTATGCCAACACGGAACTTCGTGATTTGTCTGATCCTCAAGTGTTCGACTACATTGACTACATCACTTTGGACGATGGTGAAGGTCCGATCTTGGCGTTGCTCAAGCATTTAGAAGACCCGGAAAAGCACCCGCATTTGAAACGTACTTTCCATCGCAAGGATGGAGAGGTCGTGTTCCAAGATGACTTGATTGGCGGTGACTTTGGACATGCGACCTTTCCAGCACCAGACTATTCTGGCTTGCGGATGGATGAATACCTCTCCATGTTCGATATGCCAAATCCTATGAACCGACTCTGGAATGACGGTCGCTGGAACAAAATGACCATCGCACATGGTTGCTACTGGAAACGATGCAGTTTTTGTGATGTGACCTTAGACTATATCGGTCGTTTTGAAGAGGCTCCGGCTTCCAAACTGGTTGATCGAATGGAGCAGGTGATGGCCCAAACCGGCGAGTCTGGATTCCACTTTGTTGACGAGGCTGCGCCTCCGTTAGCCATGCGTGATTTGGCCATGGAAATCTTGAAACGAGGTATTCAAGTGAGTTGGTGGACGAACATCCGATTCGAGAAGACCTTTACCCCTGATTTATGTCGACTACTTGCAGCTAGCGGATGCATTGCAGTAACTGGCGGTCTGGAGGTAGCTAGTGATCGATTGCTAGCATTGATGGAAAAGGGAGTGACGATTGATCAAGTCTCACGAGTGACCAAAGCCTTCAGTGATGCTGGCATCTTGGTGCACGCGTATTTGATGTATGGTTTCCCAACTGAAACAGAACAAGAAACGATTGATTCGTTGGAAGTTGTTAGGCAGTTATTCGAAGCCAAGGTGGTGCAATCGGCTTTCTGGCATCAATTCGCCATGACAGCCCATTCACCCGTAGGGAAGGATCCGGATAAGTACCAAGTGATAAGAACCGGTCCTGAATTCATGGGCTTCGCCAATAATGATCTTTACCATGAAGACCCTACAGGTGCTGATCATGAGGAATATGGTGAAGGTTTGCGCAAGGCGCTCTACAACTACATGCATGATAACGGGCTAGACTTCCCGTTGCAAGAGTTCTTCGATTTCCCGATTCCTGCGCCAACCGTTCCGCGAAAGCGAATTCAAAAAGCCCTCAAACAACGCGAAGAGAGCATCCTGAAAATACCTGGATACCGATTCTTTCAGCACGGTGTCTTATTGACGGAAGTGGGACGAAAGAAAGGTCAAGTCAAAGTCGAAATGCAGGGCAATGGCCGATTTGAGGAGTTTAGCTTGCCTGAGGAGGTTGTCCTCGATCTGAACTCAAAATGGGTAGCTATGGCCATGCATCTTGGAGAAGGCTTAGAGGTGAAAGCGACTCTTGAGACATGGGCTATGATGCTCGGGATTTCTGCGGATAAGATTCTCGAAACTGAATGGTTCAAAGCCCTTAGTCGCAATGGTCTATGGACGATCCGTTGCTGA